The Candidatus Atribacteria bacterium ADurb.Bin276 genome includes a region encoding these proteins:
- the deoC2_2 gene encoding Deoxyribose-phosphate aldolase 2, producing the protein MKINPKELVKMIDVSLLQSVNTEADIQYLIEKTKKYQFICAFALPCYSQTLVEAFKDEDIMVGAPIGFPTGAELTEVKIFQAKTLYDIGCDEFDMVMNIGWLKSKQFGKVAKDIQAVYQTIAEKPLKVIVEAMYLTDDELTEACKIVMNSGAEFIKTGTGWATKPTEIRHVEIMAKTIQGRIKMKAAGGIRDYETLCKMHDMGVSRFGVSLSSGIKIVEEARSKP; encoded by the coding sequence ATGAAAATTAACCCAAAAGAATTGGTAAAAATGATTGACGTTAGTTTGTTACAGTCAGTGAATACTGAAGCCGATATTCAATATTTAATTGAAAAGACCAAGAAATACCAATTTATTTGTGCTTTTGCTTTACCCTGTTACTCTCAAACTTTGGTCGAAGCCTTTAAGGATGAAGATATTATGGTTGGAGCACCAATAGGCTTCCCAACTGGAGCTGAGTTAACCGAAGTGAAGATATTCCAAGCAAAAACTCTTTATGATATTGGTTGTGACGAGTTTGACATGGTTATGAATATTGGGTGGCTTAAATCAAAACAGTTCGGAAAAGTAGCAAAGGATATTCAAGCCGTTTATCAAACAATAGCGGAAAAACCTTTGAAAGTCATTGTTGAAGCTATGTATCTTACTGATGATGAGCTGACCGAAGCCTGTAAAATAGTTATGAACAGTGGAGCTGAATTTATAAAAACCGGTACTGGTTGGGCAACGAAACCAACAGAAATTCGACACGTTGAAATTATGGCTAAAACTATTCAAGGAAGAATAAAAATGAAAGCCGCTGGTGGAATTAGAGATTATGAAACACTTTGTAAAATGCATGATATGGGTGTTTCACGATTTGGGGTTAGCTTGAGTTCGGGAATTAAAATTGTTGAAGAAGCACGCTCTAAGCCGTAA
- the xylB_14 gene encoding Xylulose kinase, producing MILILTVLLKLLIHIILDRISKSILLFENILGDGKMSKYIMVWDLGTGGNKASLYDEEGNCLAGVFVPYDTIYPAHGWHEQKPIDWWKAIVHSTRQLLNRTNIKKEEVYCCSISGHSLGAVPLDKQGNLLRKQTPIWSDGRAVEQAQKFFDGFDEIRWYTITGNGFPPPLYSLFKILWYRDVEPEVFKKIDKVIGTKDYINFKLTGRVTTDFSYASGSGVYDLKNWDYSEELIEASGLSASIFPEIVQSTEIIGQIRPDSAEELGLHSNVYVVSGGVDNSCMALGSKAFKEGRVYNSLGSSSWIAVSSRNPLLDPIARPYVFAHVVPGFFASALAIISAGSSFRWLRDHITIDLKTQANNQGIDVYELMTAEAAQSQVGSHKLLFNPSLGGGMPIDKNIHIRGAFIGIDLVHTRADMIRAAMEGIALGLKCCLDKLKEMTRLSEEMLLVGGGSKSELWRQIYADVYNMKVIKTNIDEQAAALGAAACAAVGTGLWKSFDRIDDLHNLVECITPIPENIEKYQKIYEVYKRVSNCLSDIGNDMGKLDV from the coding sequence GTGATCCTCATTCTGACTGTCTTGCTAAAGCTTCTAATTCACATTATTCTTGATAGAATATCTAAAAGTATTTTATTATTTGAAAACATCTTAGGGGATGGAAAAATGTCAAAATATATCATGGTTTGGGATTTAGGAACCGGAGGGAACAAGGCTTCTTTATACGATGAAGAAGGTAACTGCCTGGCAGGAGTATTTGTTCCTTATGATACGATTTACCCTGCCCATGGGTGGCACGAACAGAAACCAATTGATTGGTGGAAAGCGATTGTTCATAGCACCAGGCAATTATTAAATAGAACCAATATTAAAAAGGAAGAAGTCTATTGTTGCAGCATTTCAGGCCATAGTTTGGGTGCAGTTCCATTAGATAAGCAGGGGAATTTACTGAGGAAACAGACACCGATCTGGTCCGATGGCCGAGCAGTAGAACAAGCTCAAAAATTTTTTGATGGTTTTGATGAAATAAGATGGTATACGATAACCGGAAATGGATTTCCACCCCCATTATATTCCTTGTTTAAAATATTATGGTATAGGGATGTAGAGCCGGAAGTCTTTAAAAAAATCGATAAAGTTATTGGAACGAAAGATTATATTAATTTTAAATTAACTGGTAGAGTTACAACTGATTTTTCCTATGCTTCCGGATCGGGAGTATATGACCTAAAAAATTGGGATTATTCCGAAGAACTGATAGAAGCCAGCGGGCTTTCTGCTTCAATTTTTCCTGAAATAGTTCAATCAACAGAAATTATAGGTCAAATTAGGCCAGATTCAGCAGAAGAACTTGGTTTGCACTCCAATGTTTATGTGGTATCGGGAGGGGTGGATAATTCTTGTATGGCTCTTGGTTCAAAAGCCTTTAAAGAAGGCAGAGTGTATAATTCCTTAGGTTCTTCTTCCTGGATTGCCGTCTCTTCTCGTAATCCCTTACTCGATCCAATTGCTCGTCCCTATGTTTTTGCTCATGTTGTTCCCGGTTTTTTTGCTTCAGCTTTGGCGATCATTTCAGCAGGTTCAAGTTTCCGATGGTTAAGAGATCACATTACCATTGATCTAAAAACCCAGGCCAATAATCAGGGGATAGATGTCTATGAATTGATGACTGCAGAAGCTGCTCAATCGCAAGTTGGTTCTCACAAGCTATTATTTAACCCCAGTCTGGGTGGTGGAATGCCTATTGATAAAAACATTCATATTCGTGGAGCTTTTATTGGAATTGATTTAGTCCATACCCGAGCTGATATGATTCGAGCAGCAATGGAAGGTATTGCTCTTGGGCTAAAATGTTGCCTGGATAAACTCAAGGAGATGACTAGATTAAGTGAAGAAATGTTATTGGTTGGTGGAGGGAGCAAGAGCGAGCTCTGGCGTCAAATCTATGCTGATGTTTACAATATGAAAGTCATTAAAACTAATATCGATGAACAGGCAGCGGCGTTAGGGGCAGCTGCCTGTGCTGCAGTTGGAACTGGCTTATGGAAGAGTTTCGACCGGATCGATGATCTACATAACCTTGTTGAATGTATTACTCCTATTCCCGAGAATATTGAGAAATATCAAAAGATTTATGAGGTATATAAGAGGGTATCAAATTGCTTGTCTGACATTGGTAATGATATGGGAAAGTTAGATGTTTAA
- the rbsC_39 gene encoding Ribose transport system permease protein RbsC yields MSSKNTSFNNNIKAMLGRPEISVLFALLAICVWLSIASPYFLTARNIVNVFRQFSLIAILAVGQALIIITGGIDLSVGSLVGFTACFGAMVAKSGASPLLTLIAILGMGAIVGLSNGLLVSKVGLPAFVATLGMMSITRGFSLLITMGVPIHYNPTWISVFGGGYIRNVPVSVLVMLIIVAIGYIFANNTVPGRNVYAVGNSEKAAKLSGIQVEKVKIMVFTITGFLAGICGLILMGQLEGADAFYGNGYELDVIAAAVIGGISMSGGEGNPLGVIVGAALMGVLKNAFVLLAVPGYWQTVVIGVVIIGAVSIDSLRRKGAA; encoded by the coding sequence ATGAGCTCTAAAAATACTTCATTCAATAATAATATCAAGGCCATGTTAGGAAGACCGGAAATTAGTGTTTTGTTCGCTCTATTGGCGATTTGTGTCTGGCTATCCATTGCTAGCCCGTACTTTTTAACCGCGAGAAATATTGTAAATGTTTTCCGACAATTTTCACTCATAGCCATATTGGCTGTTGGACAAGCTCTTATCATTATAACCGGTGGAATTGACCTTTCGGTTGGATCTTTAGTAGGTTTTACAGCATGTTTTGGTGCTATGGTTGCAAAATCTGGAGCATCTCCTTTATTAACACTCATTGCAATTCTGGGAATGGGAGCTATTGTTGGCTTATCCAATGGTTTACTCGTAAGCAAAGTAGGTCTTCCGGCTTTTGTTGCAACTTTAGGTATGATGAGTATCACCAGAGGTTTTTCGCTTCTCATTACTATGGGGGTTCCTATTCACTATAATCCCACCTGGATATCGGTATTTGGCGGTGGTTATATTCGAAATGTTCCGGTTTCAGTTTTAGTCATGCTGATTATCGTAGCAATTGGTTATATATTCGCTAATAACACTGTTCCAGGAAGAAATGTTTATGCAGTAGGTAACAGTGAAAAAGCGGCCAAGCTTTCCGGTATTCAAGTCGAAAAAGTAAAAATCATGGTTTTTACTATAACTGGTTTTTTAGCCGGAATATGTGGCCTTATACTCATGGGTCAACTTGAGGGAGCAGACGCTTTTTACGGCAATGGATATGAGTTAGATGTTATTGCTGCAGCGGTTATTGGTGGTATTAGTATGTCCGGAGGAGAAGGAAATCCTTTGGGGGTTATTGTGGGTGCAGCATTAATGGGAGTTCTAAAAAACGCCTTTGTTTTATTGGCTGTTCCCGGTTACTGGCAAACTGTAGTAATTGGAGTAGTAATTATTGGAGCTGTTTCGATAGATAGTTTGAGGAGAAAAGGAGCAGCTTAA
- the alsB_7 gene encoding D-allose-binding periplasmic protein precursor, whose translation MSKTRLLLVALLGIFCASLFIGIAFAADFVPAAELKAPAGASLYVLPVDQVSEKPLRIATIMVQNNPFGMAVMKGTLFAKEVLKDRNCKVDWISVPDFDPKKFEDAMQNVITAQYDAVTLFGLSEALQPVVDKAMDAGVKVYSFNTEPGLKSKRIAFWGQDGFTGGQKCGQLLMDAMDGEGKYAIITGSFNVLGHELRRTGARDVIDKNEKMVLVGEFENQDKAEEAYNVTQNLITSNPDLKGIYVTAGGPFGAAKAIKDAGLTGKLKLVCHDWMEETVAYIRSGEVTACLDQDPFNQGYAPVVSAFNQIVAGIVPEAINWFEGDVATPENVNEKIPQ comes from the coding sequence ATGTCAAAAACCAGGTTATTATTAGTAGCACTACTTGGAATTTTCTGTGCATCATTGTTTATCGGAATCGCTTTTGCTGCAGACTTCGTTCCGGCAGCTGAACTCAAAGCCCCAGCCGGTGCGTCTCTCTATGTGTTACCTGTTGATCAGGTATCTGAAAAACCTTTGCGCATTGCCACCATCATGGTTCAGAACAATCCCTTTGGAATGGCGGTTATGAAGGGGACTCTCTTTGCCAAAGAAGTCCTCAAAGACCGGAACTGTAAAGTCGACTGGATCTCGGTTCCAGACTTTGATCCCAAGAAGTTTGAAGACGCCATGCAAAACGTCATTACCGCTCAATATGATGCTGTCACCCTCTTCGGTCTTTCCGAAGCTCTTCAACCAGTAGTAGATAAAGCCATGGATGCCGGAGTAAAAGTTTACTCTTTTAATACTGAACCCGGTTTAAAGTCAAAAAGAATTGCCTTTTGGGGTCAAGACGGTTTTACCGGTGGTCAAAAGTGTGGACAACTCTTAATGGATGCCATGGATGGAGAAGGAAAGTATGCCATCATTACCGGCTCCTTTAATGTGTTAGGCCATGAATTGAGAAGAACCGGAGCTCGAGATGTAATCGACAAAAACGAGAAGATGGTTCTGGTTGGAGAATTTGAAAACCAGGATAAAGCTGAAGAAGCCTACAACGTTACCCAAAATTTGATTACCTCTAACCCAGATTTAAAAGGGATCTATGTCACTGCCGGTGGTCCCTTTGGTGCAGCCAAAGCCATCAAAGACGCTGGGCTGACTGGGAAATTGAAATTGGTCTGCCATGACTGGATGGAAGAAACTGTTGCTTATATTCGTTCAGGTGAAGTCACTGCTTGTTTGGATCAGGATCCTTTCAACCAAGGATATGCTCCAGTGGTTTCTGCTTTCAATCAGATCGTAGCTGGTATCGTCCCAGAAGCAATCAACTGGTTCGAAGGTGATGTTGCTACTCCAGAAAATGTCAACGAGAAGATCCCGCAATAA
- the mglA_8 gene encoding Galactose/methyl galactoside import ATP-binding protein MglA, which yields MSEDIICRIVNVTKVFPGVIALNNVSFDIKKGEIHAIIGENGAGKSTLMNILSGVYYPDEGHIEFEGNVIKFRDPRHAQHTGIAMIHQELSLSRYMSVAENIYQGRMLTKSFGFIDRKKMISECRKYLTTLGVDNIDPRVLVKYLSVSQMQLIEIAKAVSLNAKLLIMDEPTSSLTTGEITLLLKIMKSLKNEGVSILFITHKLEEVLEIADRITVLRDGSYIDTLQKDDATLEKMVSLMVGRNFEKKAHREFIQDYSDREVILEVQNLSSSDRVKNVSFKLYKGEVLGLTGLVGSGRTELLQSIFGMEKMASGEVLINGKEVKINHPADAIKLGLGMIAEDRKEQGMLLKLSVQDNMTIVHLKKLSSALQFINKKRSKEISNKYVNLLSIKTPSLKQISKNLSGGNQQKTIIARWLMNQPKILFMDEPTHGIDVGAKAEIYKLIDELSKMGVSVILLSSELPEVLALCDRIMVMHHGQLKGILHHQEADQVKIMSFILENKKEIAS from the coding sequence ATGAGTGAAGATATCATTTGTAGAATTGTAAATGTTACCAAGGTATTCCCGGGTGTTATTGCTCTCAATAATGTTAGTTTTGATATTAAAAAGGGTGAGATTCATGCCATTATTGGTGAAAACGGAGCAGGAAAATCAACCTTGATGAATATCCTTTCGGGTGTCTATTATCCCGATGAAGGTCATATCGAATTTGAAGGAAATGTTATCAAATTTAGGGACCCAAGACATGCCCAGCATACCGGAATAGCTATGATCCATCAAGAACTCTCTTTGTCTCGTTACATGAGTGTCGCAGAAAATATTTATCAAGGCAGAATGTTAACCAAATCTTTTGGTTTTATTGATCGCAAAAAAATGATTTCAGAATGTCGGAAATACTTAACAACCCTTGGAGTAGATAATATAGATCCGAGAGTTCTGGTGAAATATCTTAGTGTGTCGCAAATGCAGTTAATTGAAATTGCCAAAGCAGTTTCACTTAATGCCAAACTCCTCATTATGGATGAACCGACTTCGTCACTCACTACTGGTGAAATAACGCTTCTTCTAAAGATTATGAAATCCTTAAAAAATGAAGGTGTTTCGATTCTTTTTATCACGCATAAACTCGAAGAAGTTTTAGAAATTGCCGATCGAATAACCGTTTTACGAGATGGTAGTTATATAGATACACTTCAAAAAGATGATGCTACTTTAGAAAAAATGGTTTCCCTTATGGTCGGTCGTAATTTTGAAAAAAAAGCTCATCGGGAGTTTATACAAGACTACTCCGATCGAGAGGTTATTTTAGAGGTTCAAAACTTGAGTTCTTCAGATCGAGTAAAAAATGTCAGTTTCAAACTTTATAAAGGTGAAGTTTTAGGTTTAACCGGTTTAGTTGGTTCAGGTCGAACCGAATTACTCCAGAGCATTTTCGGTATGGAAAAGATGGCTTCCGGTGAGGTATTGATTAACGGGAAAGAGGTTAAAATCAACCATCCAGCCGATGCCATAAAACTCGGTTTGGGCATGATAGCCGAAGACCGTAAAGAACAAGGCATGTTATTAAAATTATCCGTTCAGGATAACATGACCATCGTTCACCTTAAAAAGCTATCCAGTGCATTACAGTTTATAAATAAAAAGAGGTCAAAGGAAATCTCCAATAAATATGTTAATTTATTGTCAATTAAAACCCCCAGCTTGAAACAAATTTCGAAAAATCTCAGCGGTGGAAACCAACAAAAAACCATTATTGCTCGCTGGCTTATGAATCAACCTAAAATATTGTTTATGGATGAACCTACCCACGGGATTGATGTTGGAGCCAAAGCAGAAATTTATAAGCTTATTGATGAACTTTCAAAAATGGGCGTTTCGGTTATTCTCCTGTCCTCAGAACTTCCTGAAGTTCTCGCCCTTTGTGACCGGATTATGGTCATGCACCACGGTCAATTAAAAGGAATTCTTCATCATCAGGAAGCCGATCAAGTCAAAATTATGAGTTTTATTCTGGAAAATAAAAAAGAAATAGCTTCTTAA
- the sugB_16 gene encoding Trehalose transport system permease protein SugB, protein MGVVKRKSPVFSFIRYVLVVIVVCWALFLLYWGVVTSLKPPAETFTISGISIPFVQFKPTAENWRIELSTRESRSALLNSIIVAIAATAIALSLGLPAGYALARFQFRRVKNRDLTVWFLSQRVLPPVAVVIPFFLIMRSLHLLDHVLGLILINATFTLPFAVVIMRQTFQELPIELEEAAAVDGCSDFDAFWKISLPLAVPTLVAVAAICVAFTWNEFLFALSISSLKAKTFPVYLAGAEDTRGVQFWFIATRTILAMGPPVVLALFIQKYIVRGLTFGAVKG, encoded by the coding sequence ATGGGTGTAGTAAAAAGGAAATCTCCAGTTTTTAGCTTTATTCGATATGTTTTAGTGGTAATTGTTGTCTGTTGGGCACTATTTTTACTCTATTGGGGTGTGGTTACCTCCTTGAAGCCACCAGCTGAAACCTTTACTATATCGGGAATATCAATTCCCTTTGTTCAATTTAAACCGACTGCAGAAAATTGGAGAATAGAGTTATCTACAAGAGAAAGTCGTAGTGCATTGTTAAATAGTATTATTGTTGCTATTGCAGCCACGGCTATAGCCTTGAGCTTAGGATTACCGGCTGGATATGCCTTAGCTCGTTTTCAATTTAGACGAGTTAAAAATCGGGATCTTACTGTCTGGTTTCTTTCCCAAAGAGTTTTGCCACCAGTTGCGGTGGTTATTCCTTTCTTTCTGATCATGCGCTCCCTTCATCTGCTTGACCATGTTTTGGGATTGATTTTGATTAATGCTACTTTTACCCTTCCTTTTGCAGTGGTTATAATGCGGCAAACTTTCCAGGAACTCCCTATAGAACTGGAAGAAGCAGCCGCAGTTGATGGTTGCAGTGATTTTGATGCTTTTTGGAAAATTTCACTTCCTTTAGCAGTTCCAACTTTAGTAGCAGTGGCAGCGATCTGTGTAGCTTTTACCTGGAATGAATTTTTATTTGCTTTATCTATTTCTTCGCTTAAAGCAAAAACCTTTCCGGTTTATCTGGCTGGCGCTGAAGATACTCGGGGAGTTCAATTTTGGTTTATTGCAACCAGAACTATTTTGGCTATGGGACCACCTGTCGTTTTAGCGCTATTTATTCAGAAGTACATTGTACGTGGTCTTACCTTCGGAGCAGTTAAAGGATAG
- the ycjO_10 gene encoding Inner membrane ABC transporter permease protein YcjO has product MAALRSKRIKYFFILPSIIWVFAFTLFPLIYSLTLSFFKVRLGKPLTFVGLFNFGRILQDYKLAHSLKVTLAYVAITVAIQVVLGLLLALLFHQEIKGKTIWRALLILPIFCTPVAVGYLGLTVFYEEGGPVNSILMSLFNLKIPWLSHPTWAWVSVLLLDIWQWTPFCFLVILAGLQSLSEEVYDAAYIDSSSEWQIFRKITFPLIQPVVIIVLLLRLIESFKIFDIIFSLTGGGPGTATEVYSLYTYRTGLRFFDFGYASALSYLLLAIVMVVVNLFFRRIRQVYE; this is encoded by the coding sequence ATGGCTGCTCTCAGGTCGAAAAGAATAAAATATTTCTTTATTCTTCCTTCTATCATATGGGTTTTTGCTTTTACGCTTTTTCCTCTCATTTATTCGTTAACTCTTAGTTTTTTTAAGGTTCGTCTTGGGAAACCATTAACTTTTGTTGGTTTATTCAATTTCGGACGCATTCTTCAGGATTATAAATTGGCGCATTCTTTAAAGGTGACATTAGCATACGTTGCGATAACAGTTGCCATTCAAGTAGTTCTCGGTCTTCTCTTAGCGCTTCTTTTTCATCAGGAGATAAAAGGGAAAACCATTTGGCGGGCTCTGCTTATTCTTCCAATTTTTTGTACTCCAGTTGCCGTTGGTTATTTAGGTCTTACTGTTTTTTATGAAGAAGGTGGACCAGTCAACAGCATATTGATGTCATTATTCAATCTAAAAATTCCCTGGCTTTCTCACCCAACCTGGGCTTGGGTATCGGTACTATTGTTGGATATCTGGCAGTGGACACCCTTTTGTTTTTTGGTTATCTTAGCTGGTCTTCAATCTCTATCTGAAGAGGTGTACGATGCGGCATATATCGATTCATCCTCCGAATGGCAGATCTTTCGGAAAATCACCTTTCCCTTGATTCAACCAGTAGTTATTATTGTATTACTCTTACGTCTTATCGAATCATTTAAAATTTTTGATATCATTTTTAGTTTAACCGGAGGAGGACCGGGTACTGCTACCGAAGTGTATTCCCTTTACACCTATCGAACTGGATTGCGATTTTTTGATTTTGGTTATGCATCGGCACTTTCCTATCTTTTATTGGCAATAGTTATGGTGGTGGTCAATCTCTTTTTCAGAAGAATTCGGCAGGTATACGAGTAA
- a CDS encoding putative ABC transporter-binding protein precursor — protein sequence MNKKWFILTIVLLVFLFTAVAFSDQTLTNVSGESIAFTDEELGTIAISPEREFEGITINITVNEGGPKGGIAGPLYEWRDVWEKLTGAKLNIVEIPYAAHYQKAMTDLMTGTGQFDGFFIGSDWMGELIAGDYIIPIDDYMKDPRFPKWDPDSLPPSIKNLYTWGDKWYGALNDSDGQILYYRKDILTNPEHKAKFKEKYGYEYNVPPKTWDELYDISEFFNGWDWNGDGEADSGIVMHLKVGAQGMYHYASLSAPFCILPGEKVDKYHNVYWFDPEDMTPLINGEGYIKALEFQLKLAKTGPDAQVAWSLGEAWDYFLRGKAIFTFSWGDVGSLVQDEARSKIKGKLGCSILPGTMEVFDRSQNTFVKLDAPNVWGNTTGGSWHGVISSLSKNPEVVYHLLAFHATNKISFWNACRGWTGVDPGVSFHFLPPHGTASLEDYIANGFNPDDAKEYLQGYYDNFFAPNIAPYLRIPGGNEYWVALDRHLSEAYTGQVNAREALNRTARDWEDVTNRIGREDQIKSYQEAIGYTP from the coding sequence ATGAATAAAAAATGGTTTATATTGACTATAGTTTTGTTGGTTTTTCTTTTTACTGCAGTTGCCTTCAGCGACCAAACTCTCACTAATGTTTCAGGAGAATCAATAGCTTTTACCGATGAGGAATTGGGTACCATCGCTATTTCACCCGAAAGAGAATTTGAAGGAATCACTATTAACATTACTGTAAATGAGGGAGGACCTAAGGGAGGTATTGCAGGACCGCTCTATGAATGGCGAGATGTGTGGGAAAAATTAACTGGAGCTAAACTTAATATTGTAGAAATTCCTTATGCAGCACATTATCAAAAAGCCATGACAGATTTGATGACCGGTACTGGACAGTTTGATGGGTTTTTTATTGGTTCTGACTGGATGGGTGAATTGATTGCTGGTGACTATATCATACCAATCGATGACTATATGAAAGATCCACGTTTCCCCAAATGGGACCCCGATTCCTTGCCTCCATCGATTAAAAATCTCTATACCTGGGGGGACAAATGGTATGGAGCACTTAACGATAGTGATGGTCAAATTCTCTATTATCGAAAAGACATCCTAACCAATCCAGAACATAAAGCCAAGTTTAAAGAGAAATACGGATATGAATACAATGTTCCTCCTAAAACCTGGGATGAGCTTTATGATATCTCAGAGTTTTTCAATGGTTGGGATTGGAATGGAGATGGAGAAGCAGATTCTGGAATTGTTATGCACCTCAAAGTAGGAGCGCAGGGGATGTATCATTATGCATCGCTTTCAGCGCCATTCTGTATTCTCCCTGGTGAAAAGGTCGACAAATACCATAATGTTTACTGGTTTGACCCGGAAGACATGACACCGTTAATTAATGGAGAGGGATACATTAAAGCTTTAGAGTTTCAATTAAAACTTGCTAAAACCGGACCTGATGCCCAGGTAGCCTGGAGTTTGGGTGAAGCCTGGGATTATTTCTTGCGTGGCAAAGCCATTTTTACCTTCTCCTGGGGTGATGTCGGCTCATTGGTTCAAGATGAAGCCCGTTCCAAGATTAAAGGAAAATTAGGTTGTTCGATTCTTCCTGGAACCATGGAGGTTTTCGACCGTTCACAAAACACCTTTGTCAAATTAGATGCTCCCAACGTTTGGGGAAATACCACTGGAGGCTCCTGGCATGGAGTTATTTCCAGTTTATCTAAAAATCCAGAAGTGGTATACCATCTTTTAGCTTTTCATGCTACCAACAAGATTAGTTTTTGGAATGCTTGCCGTGGATGGACAGGTGTAGATCCCGGGGTAAGTTTCCATTTCCTTCCACCTCATGGTACAGCCAGCTTGGAGGACTATATTGCCAATGGATTTAATCCTGATGATGCCAAAGAATATCTCCAAGGTTACTATGATAATTTCTTTGCACCCAACATTGCGCCTTATCTCCGAATTCCTGGTGGAAATGAATACTGGGTTGCTCTCGACCGTCATCTATCTGAAGCCTATACTGGTCAAGTTAACGCTCGAGAAGCTTTAAACCGAACTGCCCGAGACTGGGAAGATGTCACCAATCGGATTGGTCGTGAAGATCAGATAAAATCCTATCAAGAAGCTATTGGTTATACTCCATAA
- a CDS encoding 6-O-methylguanine DNA methyltransferase, DNA binding domain — protein sequence MIAIYYYFTTHYNTNIACPITTGIFSWVAAHAAVEAHCLGEKSIIPCWRTLKSDGSLNEKYQGGVDAQKEKLEDEGFTIIPKGKRFIVENCDQYLASIDEIT from the coding sequence ATGATAGCTATTTACTATTATTTTACCACTCATTACAATACCAACATCGCCTGTCCCATTACCACTGGTATTTTTTCCTGGGTTGCTGCTCATGCTGCCGTAGAAGCTCACTGTTTAGGAGAAAAAAGTATAATTCCTTGTTGGAGAACTTTAAAATCTGACGGAAGTTTAAATGAAAAATATCAAGGTGGGGTTGATGCCCAAAAAGAAAAATTAGAAGATGAGGGATTTACCATCATACCAAAAGGAAAGAGATTTATCGTTGAAAATTGTGATCAGTATTTAGCCAGTATTGATGAGATAACATAG